In Tsuneonella sp. CC-YZS046, the genomic window TTTCGGCGCGCGCCCGGAGGCGGATCTGCGGGCGCTGATGAAGGTGCGGCTGGGCTGATCTATGCCGTGGCCGGGCTGGCGGCCACCTGCAGCACGATCTTGCCCCGGGCCTTGCCGGACAGGGCAAGATTCAAGGCGTCGGCAAATTCCTCCAGCTTGAAGATTTCGCCCACCGGCGGCTCGATCCCGCCATGGGCGGCCCATCCCAGCAATTGGCGGAAATCGTCCCGCAGCCGGTGCTGCTCGAACAGCATATATTGCCGCACGTCCACTCCGCACAGGGCGGCCCCTTTCAGCAAGGACAGATGGGCCGGCAGGGCCGGGATCGGCCCGCCCACGAAACCGACGACCAGATGCCGGCCGCCCCAGGCGAGCGAGCGGAAGGCAGGCTCGAACAGAGGCCCGCACACCGGATCGAAGATGACATTCGGCCCGGCGCCGCCACAGGCCGCTTTCAGCCGGTCGCGCCAGCCTTCGGGATGGGTGTCGATCGCGGCATCCGCCCCGTTCGCCAGTGCATAGTCGCGCTTTTCCCCGGTGGAGGCGGCGGCGATCACCCGCGCACCCATGGCCCGGGCGACCTGGATCGCGGCCGAGCCGACACCGCCCGCCGCGCCGAAGACGAGGACGGTTTCCCCCGCCGCCAATTGCCCGCGATCGCGCAGGCCGTGCAGCACGGTCAGGAAATTCAGCGGGAAGCCCGCCCCTTGGGCAAAGCTCATGGCGGCGGGCATCGGGAAGGCCATGGAAGCGGGCGCGGCGACATATTCGGCAAAGCCGTGGCGGGCGAGGGCGATCACTCTCGTGCCGGCGGAGAGGCCGGACACCTCCCGGCCCACCTCTTCCACCACGCCCGCGATTTCATGCCCGGGCGAGAAGGGCAGCGCCGGTTTCACCTGATAGCGCCCGAGCGCTTCCAGCGCGTCGACATAGCCGACGCCGCAGCCTTCCACCCGGATGAGCACTTCGTCCGGGCCGATGCGCGGGCGGTCGGCATCGCGAAGCCGGTAGCTTTCAATCGCCTCGAGATCGTCCGCCAATACCGCTTTCATTGTTCAACCCCTCTGCTCGCCCGCGCCCCTGCGGCGGTTTTCCGCCGCAACCGCATTGTCGGATAGCCATGCTGTGATAACAGCGCCGCATGTACGATATCCGCAAGCGATTTCCGGCCGAGGACATCATCGAGCCGGACCTGCCGATCTGCGATGCCCATCATCATATCTGGGACTGGGCGGGAATGCCCTATCTGCTCGAAGATTATGTCGCGGATGTCGATCCGGGGCGGGGCCACCGGGTCGAGACGTCGGTATTCGTGGAATGCCGCGCCTTCTACGATGCGGATGCGCCCGCCCGGCTGATGCCGGTGGGCGAGGTGCGCGAGGTGGCGGCGCTGGCCGCGCAGGCGCGTGCCGACGGCTTCCGCCCGATGCAGGCGATCGTGGGCCATGCGGATCTGCTGCTCGGCGCGGATGCCCGGGAAACGCTGGAGAAGCTGGTCGAGGCCGGGGAAGGCCGGCTCCGCTCGATCCGTCATTCGGTGGCGTGGGATGCCTCGCCCGAAGTGGGCAACAGCATCGTCAATCCGCCGCCGCATCTGCTGGGGAACTCCCGGTTCCGCGAAGGCTTCGCCCTGCTCGAGGGGTTCGGCCTCGCCTTCGAGGCATGGCTTTATCATCCGCAGCTGCCGGATCTGGTCGAGCTGGCGACGGCCTTTCCCGGCACCGGGATCGTGCTCGATCATCTGGGCGGTCCGCTGGGGATCGGCCCCTATGCCGGACGCAGGGAAGAGGTGTTCGCCGACTGGCGCGAGCAGATCCGGCGGCTGGCCGAACGGCGGAACGTCATCGTGAAGCTGGGCGGGCTGGGCATGACGAAATGCGGCTTCGGCTTCGAGCATCGGGACGCGCCGCCGACCCCCGCCGAACTGGCCGAGGCATGGCGGCCCTATATCGAAACCTGCATCGAGGCATTCGGCCCGGAGCGTTGCATGTTCGAAAGCAATTATCCGGCGGACCGGGAAAGTTGCGGCTATTCCGCCATCTGGAACGCCTTCAAGCTGATCGTGTCGGGGGCCAGCGCCGCTGAGAAGTCAGCCCTGTTCCGCGACAATGCGCATCGCTTCTACCGGATCGCCTGACCGGCGCGCTAGAGTGATTTCGAAGCAAGTGGAATCACTTGCTGACTCGGAAATCACGGAAAACAGGCAAATTCCAGACTCGTTCCGGTTCAACCAGAACCGGAACGAGTCTAAGGCCTGCCTCAATCAGCCCTGCTCCTTCTCCCGGGCCACTTCGCGCCAGCCGATGTCGCGGCGGCAGAAACCGTCCGGAAAGTCGATGAGGTCGACCGCGCGATAGGCGGCGGCCTGCGCCTCGGTCACGCTGGCACCGCGCGCGGTGACATTCAGCACCCGCCCCCCGCTCGAGGCAAGGGCGCCGGCCGCGTCCAGCGCGGTGCCGGCATGGAACACCCGCGCGCCGGTCGCCTCGGCGGCGTCCAGCGCCTCGATCCGTCCACCCTTCTTCGGGGTATCGGGATAGCCTTGCGCCGCCATCACCACGGTCAGCGCCGCATCGTCGGAAAAGCGGGGCGGCTGGCAGGTGGACAGGCGGTTTTCCGCGCAGGCGAGCAGCAGTTCGCCCAGGTCGCAATCCAGCCGCATCATCAGCACCTGGCATTCCGGATCGCCGAACCGGCAATTATATTCGATCAGCTTCGGACCCTGCGCGGTCAGCATCAGCCCGGCATAGAGCACGCCCGAGTAAGGCGTGCCTTCATCGGCCATGGTCCTGACGGTGGGGGCGATGATCCGTTCCAGCACCTCGCCTTCCAGCAGCGGAGTGAGGACCGGGGCCGGGCTGTAGGCGCCCATGCCGCCGGTATTGGGTCCGGTATCGCCCTCGCCCACCCGCTTGTGGTCCTGCGCGGAGCCGAACGGCACGATGGTTGCCCCGTCGGTCAGGGCGAAGAAGCTGGCCTCCTCCCCTTCCATGAATTCCTCGATCACCACTTCCGCGCCCGCCGCGCCGAACCGGCCGCCGAACATGTCGGCCAGGGCTTCCCCGGCTTCGGCCCGGTTTTCGGCGATGACCACGCCCTTGCCCGCCGCGAGGCCGTCCGCCTTCAGCACATAGGGCGCGGCGAAGCGCTCCAGCGCCGCATTCGCTTCCTCGAGCGAGCGGGTGCGGACATAGCCTGCGGTCGGGATGCCGGCGCGTTCGCACAGATCCTTGGTATAGCCCTTGCTGCCTTCCAGCCGCGCCGCCGCCCTGGAGGGGCCGAACACCGGCGTGCCCGCTTCCCGCAGCGAATCGGCCAGGCCATCCACCAGCGGGGCTTCCGGCCCGATCACCACCAGCCCGATGGCGTGGCTTTCGCAGAAAGCGGCGACTGCGGCATGGTCGCTCAGGTCGAGCGCGACGAGGTCGGCATGGGCCGCGATTCCCGGATTGCCGGGCGAAGCATACAGCCTGCCTGCCCCGTTTCGCAAAAGGCGGGATTGCGCCAGCTTCCATGCCAGCGCATGTTCGCGTCCGCCCGAGCCCAGCAAGAGGATATTCATGCCCGATACCTTCGATGACGATGCCCCCGATCCGGAAGGCGCTGGCGGGCTGGTAGCGAAGGGCGTGGCCGGGGACAACGCCGCGCCGCTCTCCATCAGCGAAATTTCCGCGCTGCTGAAGCGGACGGTGGAGGAGCGCTTCGGCTTCGTCCGCCTGCGCGGGGAGCTTTCCGGCGTGAAACGCGCCGCCTCCGGCCATCTCTATTGCAGTCTCAAGGACGAGAATGCGCGCATCGACGGGGTGATGTGGCGCGGCAATGCCCAGCGGCTGGGTTTCGCGCCCGAGGATGGGCTGGAGGTGATCGCCAGCGGCAAGCTCACCACCTACCCGGGCCGCTCGAATTACCAGATCGTGATCGAGCGGATGGAGATCGCCGGGGAAGGCGCGCTGCTGGCGCTGCTGGAGAAGACGCGGGCGCGGCTCGCGGCGGAAGGGCTGTTCGCGGCAGAGCGCAAGCGGCCCCTGCCTTATCTGCCGCGCGTGATCGGGGTGGTGACGTCGCCCACCGGAGCGGTGATCCGCGATATTCTCCACCGGCTGGCGGATCGCTTCCCCAGCCATGTGCTGGTCTGGCCGGTGCTGGTGCAGGGGCAGGGCTCGGCGGAGCAGGTCGCGGCCGCGATTCGCGGCTTCTCGGCGCTCGCTCCCGGCGGGCCGGTGCCGCGCCCGGATCTGGTGATCGTCGCGCGCGGCGGCGGCTCGATCGAGGATCTGTGGAGCTTCAACGAGGAAATCGTGGTCCGGGCGATCGCCGACTGCGCGATTCCGGTGATTTCCGCGGTCGGGCATGAGACGGACACCACGCTGGCGGACCACGCTGCCGACCGGCGCGCACCCACCCCCACCGCCGCCGCTGAAATGGCCGTGCCGGTGCGGGCGGATCTTCAATCGTTGCTGGCGGAGCTGGGCCTGCGCAAGCAGCGCTGCGCGCTGCGCCCGGTCCAGTTGGGGCGGGAACGGCTGGAGGCGCGGGCCCAGCGCCTGCCCCGGCCCGAGGCGCTGCTGGCCGCTCAGGCTCAGAAACTTGACGATCTTACGGAGCGGCTGCGGCGCGGGCTGGCTGCCCGTGCCCAGATTTCGCGCAATGCGCTGATGGCGGACAGCGCCCGCCTTTCGACCCCGCTGCTGATGGCACGGGTCGACCGCGCGCGGGACCGCCTGGGGGCGGTGCGGCTCGCCCCGGAGCTGGTGACGCGCCGGATCGCCACCCAGCGGGAACGGCTCGACAATCTGGCGCGCATGGCGGCCTCGCTGCATCCCGACCGGCCGCTCGCGCGCGGCTATGTGCGGGTCATGAATACATCGGGCCAGACCCTGACCGACAAGGCGGAAGCGGCCAGGGAGCCGATCCTGTCGCTGAAGTTCCGCGATGGAACGCTGGAGGTTTCGCCCGGCGGCGCGCGGCCCGCCCGCGCCGCGCCGCGCCGTGGCGAAACCGGCGATCAGCCGAAATTGCTTTGAAACGGACGCTTTGCTAGGGTCTTGGCCATGTTGATGTCATCGCGCGATGCTGTAGCCAGCCTTGAATACGGACCCAACGGGTATCGTATCCGCAAAACCGGAAGCCACGTGATCTGTGCCGTGAGCGGCAAGGTCATCCCGCTGGAGGAATTGCGCTATTGGAGCGTCGAGCTGCAGGAGGCTTACGCCAGCCCTGAAATAGCGACGCGGCGGTTGCTGGGCCAGGCGTGAAGGCCCGTTCCGTGATGCGCGGTCTTGCCGTTGGCGGGGCCAGCCTCATCCTTGGTGCCTGCAGCGCGGGCTATGGCGACGATGCGCCGGCGGCCGGCACCGCCCCGCGCCCGCCGGAAAGCGCCGCCGTTCCCCCGGCTTCGCCCGCGCCGGCCGCCGCGGTGTTCAGCCTGTCCGGAGAGCTTACGCAAGGCGGCTGGGTGCGGGGCATCGCTCCAGCCGGCACGACAAGAGTGACGCTGGATGGAGCGCCCCTGCCGCTGGCCCCCGACCGCAGCTTCTTTGCCGCGTTCGATCGGGACGCGGGGCGTAGCGCCATGCTCGCCGCCGAGTTCGCCAATGGGCAGCGCATGGAAAAGCCCCTGTCCATCGCGCCGCGCTCCTGGAATATCGAACATATCAACGCCGCGCGCCGTCCCGATGGGCCGACCGAGGCTTTCCTGGCGAAGCGCAGGCCGGAGCTGGCTCGGATCGAGGCGGGGCGGGCGGTGAATGCCGCCAGCGACGGCTGGCGCCAGCGCTTCATCTGGCCGGTCAAAGGGCGGATTTCCGGGCGGTTCGGCTTGCAGCGCATCTATCGGGGCGAGCCCGGGGCCTATCACGGCGGACTCGACATCAGCACCGGCGCCAGCGGCACGCCCTTCGTGGCGCCGGCCGACGGCGTGGTGGTTCTCGCCGCGCAGACGCCGTTCACGCTGGAAGGCTATCTGCTGATCGTCGACCACGGCGCGGGGTTGAACAGCGCCTTTCTCCATTGCTCGGCCATATTGGTGCGCGAGGGCGAGCGCGTGAAGCAGGGCCAGACGATCGGCCGGATCGGCGCGACCGGCCGGGCCACCGGGCCGCATCTCCACTGGGGAATCAAATGGCGGGACGCGCGGCTGGACCCGCTGCTGTTCCTGCCCGACCCGATGTAACGGCACCGTTTCGCAATTTTATTTTGCGACTGCACATTTCCGGGAAATCTTTATCCTGCCGGGTCCGGCAACGGGCAAGCATATTCCAAAAACCCTCAGAAATGCGGGATAACTAGCCTATCACGGCAATGTTGCACAGTTGCTACAGTGCTGACAAAAATGTCAGTAATAGCGCTTTGGCGCTTTCCTTTCGTGGTTTAACAAACACTAATGTCAGTAGGCCAAGCCCCCTGGCCCGGTATTTGGGTCCGGTATTTGGTTGCGTCGAGTTCTCTCCTCAGAACTCCGGATTTCGTTCCCAAGGAATGGGACCACGCGATGACACCATTTGCACGTTTTTGTTCCGCCGCCGCCACCATGGCTCTCGGAACCAGCCTTCTTTATTCCCCCGCCCATGCGCAGGAAGAACCTGTCCCTACCGTGGATTGCTCGATCGATCCCGGCAGCGCCGAATGCACCGGCTCAAGCCAGCTCATCATCGTCACCGGCTCGCGCGTCGCGCGGCCCGATCTCGAGGCGAGCAGCCCGGTTGCGGTGATCAGCGGCGATTCGTTCAAGACCTTCAATTCGCCCAGCGCGGAAAAGCTGCTGGCGCAGAATCCGCAGTTCCTTCCGGAAAGCGGCCCGGCGGTGAACAATGGCAGCCCGGGCGCGGCCACGCTCAACCTGCGCGGCCTGGGCGACCTGCGGACGCTGGTGCTGGTCAACGGCAAGCGCATGGTTTCCTACGATTATGACGGCGTGGTCGATGTCAACACCATCCCGACCGCGCTGATAAAGCGGGTGGACGTGCTGACCGGCGGCGCTTCCGCCGTCTATGGCTCGGACGCCATCACCGGCGTCGTCAACTTCATCCTGGACGACGAATATGAAGGGGTCCGCTTCGATGGCTCCCTCGAAATGACCAGCCGGGGCGATGGCGAGGTCTATAACAGCGACCTCACGCTGGGCACCAGGCTGGGCGATCGCGGCAATATCGTCGCCTCGGTCGGCTATATGGAGCGCTCGGTGGTCTATCAGGACGCGCGCAAATATTCGCGCTTCGCGTTGAGTTCCGACGATCTCGTGTCGCCCGGCGGCAGTTCCACCGCCTATCCCACGGTGTTCGACAACACCTTCGCGGATAATGACAACGCCTACTACCAGATCGGGCAGGGCAACGATCTCGTTCCCTTCTACGAACCCTATAATTACGCGCCGCCGAATTACCTGATTACCCCGCAGGAACGCTGGATCGGCACGGTGCTGGCGAAATACGAGATAGTGGACGGGGTCGAATGGTTCGGCCGCGCCAGCCTGATCGATTCGAAGGTGAACAGCCAGAGCGCGCCGAGCGGCACCTTCGGCTACACCTTCGATATATATCCCGATAATCCCTATCTGACGGATCAGCAGCGCGATCTCTTCTTCAACGGCATCGGCACGATCAACCCCGACGGTTCCACCACCGTCGGCATTCGCCGGCGCCTCGTCGAGAGCGGCGGCCGCACCACCACCTACCACAACAAGGCGTGGCAGGCGGTGATGGGCCTGCGCGGAGACATTGGCGACAATCTGAACTGGGAAGTCTTCGGCCAATACGCCAAGACCAAGCGCAACATCGCCTATCTGAACGACGTCACCTATGGCCTCGTCGCCCAGGCCCTGGACGCCGTGGACGACGGTTCCGGCAACATCGTCTGCCGCGATCCGGGCAATGGCTGCGTTCCGATCAACCTGTTCACCACCGATCCGATTTCGGAGGATGCGCTTGGCTTCATCTCCGCCACCGGGCGGCAGAAGGACAAGACCCAGCAATGGATCGCCGGCGCTTCGCTCAGTGGCGATCTCGGCGCCTTCTCGCCCTGGTCCGACAAGGCCGTGGGCTTCGCCGTGGGCGCGGAATACCGCAAGGAAAAGGCGGCTTCGACCATCGACGACCTTTATGCCTCGGGCGAACTGATCGGTTACGGCCAGGGCCAGGTGTTCCCCAGCTTCTCCTACAATGTGAAGGAAGTGTTCGGGGAAGCGATCATCCCGCTGGTCTCGGACAAGGGCTTCTTCCAGGAGCTGAATATCGAGCTTGGCGCGCGCTACGCCGATTATTCGACGGTGGGCAGCGTCTTCAGCTGGAAGGGCGGCGCCAACTGGACCCCGGTGGACGGCCTGCGCCTGCGCGGCATGTATCAGCGTGCGGTGCGTGCGCCCAACCTCTATGAGGTATCGGCGCCGATCATGTCCGGCATCGACAATCTGGACAACGATCCCTGCGCGGGCAGCACTCCGGTCGGCGATGCCGAGCTGACTGCCCTGTGCATCGCGACAGGCGCTCCGGCAAGCCAGATCGGCCGCATCGCGCAGCCGGTTTCCGGCCAGATCAACGCTTTCTATGGCGGCAATCCCGATCTGGACGCGGAAAAATCCGACACCATCACGATTGGTTTCGTCGCCACGCCGCGCGGCATTCCGGGCTTGTCGCTTTCGGTCGATTACTACAATATCAAGATCAAGAACGCGATCGACGTTCTCGGCGTTTCGCCGCAGAATGTGGTCGACGGCTGCTTCCTGTTTCTCAAGGACGCCAGCAGCGATTATTGCCAGGCGGTGGTCCGCAATTCGCTGACCGGCGCGCTCAGCGGCGGCATCGACTATGGCGTCGAGCAGTTCCAGTTCAACTCCGCGATCCTCAAGACCAGCGGGGTCGACGTGGTGCTCGATTATGTCCGCCCGGTGGGGGAGAACAGGATCGGCTTCAACCTGTCCGGCACCTATGTCGACAGCTTCAAGAAGCAGGGCGTCAGCTTTATTCCGGCAACCGAATGCGCCGGCAAGTTCGGCTTCGCCTGCAACATGGCGCCGATGCCCAAGTGGAAGCATACCGCTTCGCTCACCTTCGGAGGCGACAGGTTCTCCATCACCGGCCGGTGGCGCTTCATCGGCGCGGTCAAGCAGGATGCGGGAACGGATATCCTCAACTCGAAGATCGGCGCGAAGAGCTATTTCGACATGAGCGGGTCGATGGAGTTCTACGACAAGTTCACCCTGCGCCTCGGGGTGCAGAACATCTTCGACAAGAATCCGCCGATCGTGGGCGCGGATGCGGGCGGCACGGCCTATGCGGCCGCCAACACCTTCCCCACCGTGTATGATTCACTGGGCACGACCTTCTTCGCGGGCATCACCGCGGACTTCTGATAGCCGATAACGAACCCTTCGAGGGTCGCACGGAAGGGGGCGCGGTCAATTGGCCGTGCCCCCTTTTCGCATGGGGATCGGGAAAATTCCGTTCCCACCTTTCCGCCGTCCGCCTATGCCGCCGCCCATGCGCCGAATCGCACTTGTCCTGTTCTGCGCGGTCCTGCTGGCTCTGAGCTGGTGGCGCAGCCCGGTCCCCCCGCCCGACAATGACGGCCATGTCAGCTTCGCCCGGCTGTCCATCGCCGGCCTGCCGCCGCCCGGCGCGGGGATGAAGCTGCTCGACGCGTGGCAGCTCCGCAGCGCAGGCGATGCCTTCGGCGGCTATTCCACCCTCGTCGCGCTGGATGGCGGCGCGCATTTCCTGAGCGCGAGCGACCGTGGCCGGGAATTGCGCTTCCGCGATCCGTCGCTGGGCGACCCGCAGGCCCGCATGGGCTATTTCGTGGCGCGTGGAGGGGCGGACAAGCTCGATGTGGATGTCGAGGGCCTGACCCGCGATCCGGCGAGCGGGACGATCTGGGCGAGCTATGAGCAGACCAACCGGATCGTGAGGATCGGCCCCGATGCCGGAGCGCTTCAAGCCATTGCGCCCCCGGCGATGCGGCATTGGCCCTCCAATAGCGGGCCGGAGGCGATCCTGCATCTGGCCGACGGGCGTTTCCTCGTGCTGGAAGAGGCGCAGGGGGAATGGTGGAGCCGGCGGCCCGGGGCGGGGTTGCTGTTCCCCGGCGATCCGGTGGAAGGCTCGCGGCCCGAGCGATTCCGTTTCGCCGCGCCTGAGGGCTTCTCCCCCACCGACATCGCGCAACTGCCCGATGGGCGCGTGCTGATCCTGCTGCGCAAGGTGGTGTTCCCGATCCCGCCGCGTTTTGCGGGCGCCCTGCTGCTGGCCGATCCGGCGGAGATTCGCCCGGGCCGGGTCTGGACGGGAAAGATCGTGGCACGATTCGCGCCGCCGTTGCCGGTCGACAATTACGAAGGCCTGGAGATCGTGCCGGATGAGGCTGGGGCGGTCATCGTCTGGATCATTTCCGACGACAACACGGCGGTGACGCAACGCACCCTGCTGCTGAAGCTGCGCTGGACCCCGCCGCCCCCGGAACCGGAAGACGCGAAAAGGGCGCGCGACGATGCCGCACGCCCCCGATCTTGAATCAGGCCCGATCTTGAATCAGGCAGGAGAGGGAGGGCCGTTCTGCCCCGCCCGTGGCCGTCAGGCCGCGGCCTGAGCCTTCACCAGTTCGCGCTTCACCTTGCGGGCGCGCGGGGAAAGCTTGATGTCAGCGGTCTTCAGCAGCCAGTTGTCCAGCCCGCCATTGTGTTCGACCGAGCGCAGGCCCTGGGTTGAGACGCGGAAGCGGAAGCTGCGGTCGAGCTTTTCGGAAAGCAGCGTCACATTCTGCAGGTTGGGCAGGAAGACCCGCTTGGTCTTGTTGTTGGCGTGGCTCACATTGTGGCCGATCTGGCGGCCCTTGCCGGTCAGTTCGCAGATACGCGACATGCTACATTCTCACTCGAAGATACGGTTATCCGTGGAAAGCGGCGCGCATAGCGGCGGCAGGCCGAATCGTCAAGCAAATCGGCGGCATTGCGGCTCGGCCCTTGCGGGACTAGCGAACAGGCATGACTCGCTGGCCGCTTCCGGAACCGATGGCCGCCGCGCTGGAAGAGGCGCGGGCGGCCGTGCGCGCCGGTGAAGTGCCGGTGGGCGCCGTTGTGGTGCGTGACGGTGCCATTCTGGCGCGCGCCTACAACATGCCGCGCGGGCTGGCCGATCCCACGGCCCATGCGGAATTGCTGGCCATCCGCCGCGCCGCCGAGG contains:
- a CDS encoding NADPH:quinone oxidoreductase family protein, with translation MKAVLADDLEAIESYRLRDADRPRIGPDEVLIRVEGCGVGYVDALEALGRYQVKPALPFSPGHEIAGVVEEVGREVSGLSAGTRVIALARHGFAEYVAAPASMAFPMPAAMSFAQGAGFPLNFLTVLHGLRDRGQLAAGETVLVFGAAGGVGSAAIQVARAMGARVIAAASTGEKRDYALANGADAAIDTHPEGWRDRLKAACGGAGPNVIFDPVCGPLFEPAFRSLAWGGRHLVVGFVGGPIPALPAHLSLLKGAALCGVDVRQYMLFEQHRLRDDFRQLLGWAAHGGIEPPVGEIFKLEEFADALNLALSGKARGKIVLQVAASPATA
- a CDS encoding amidohydrolase family protein, encoding MYDIRKRFPAEDIIEPDLPICDAHHHIWDWAGMPYLLEDYVADVDPGRGHRVETSVFVECRAFYDADAPARLMPVGEVREVAALAAQARADGFRPMQAIVGHADLLLGADARETLEKLVEAGEGRLRSIRHSVAWDASPEVGNSIVNPPPHLLGNSRFREGFALLEGFGLAFEAWLYHPQLPDLVELATAFPGTGIVLDHLGGPLGIGPYAGRREEVFADWREQIRRLAERRNVIVKLGGLGMTKCGFGFEHRDAPPTPAELAEAWRPYIETCIEAFGPERCMFESNYPADRESCGYSAIWNAFKLIVSGASAAEKSALFRDNAHRFYRIA
- the purD gene encoding phosphoribosylamine--glycine ligase — encoded protein: MNILLLGSGGREHALAWKLAQSRLLRNGAGRLYASPGNPGIAAHADLVALDLSDHAAVAAFCESHAIGLVVIGPEAPLVDGLADSLREAGTPVFGPSRAAARLEGSKGYTKDLCERAGIPTAGYVRTRSLEEANAALERFAAPYVLKADGLAAGKGVVIAENRAEAGEALADMFGGRFGAAGAEVVIEEFMEGEEASFFALTDGATIVPFGSAQDHKRVGEGDTGPNTGGMGAYSPAPVLTPLLEGEVLERIIAPTVRTMADEGTPYSGVLYAGLMLTAQGPKLIEYNCRFGDPECQVLMMRLDCDLGELLLACAENRLSTCQPPRFSDDAALTVVMAAQGYPDTPKKGGRIEALDAAEATGARVFHAGTALDAAGALASSGGRVLNVTARGASVTEAQAAAYRAVDLIDFPDGFCRRDIGWREVAREKEQG
- the xseA gene encoding exodeoxyribonuclease VII large subunit, which gives rise to MPDTFDDDAPDPEGAGGLVAKGVAGDNAAPLSISEISALLKRTVEERFGFVRLRGELSGVKRAASGHLYCSLKDENARIDGVMWRGNAQRLGFAPEDGLEVIASGKLTTYPGRSNYQIVIERMEIAGEGALLALLEKTRARLAAEGLFAAERKRPLPYLPRVIGVVTSPTGAVIRDILHRLADRFPSHVLVWPVLVQGQGSAEQVAAAIRGFSALAPGGPVPRPDLVIVARGGGSIEDLWSFNEEIVVRAIADCAIPVISAVGHETDTTLADHAADRRAPTPTAAAEMAVPVRADLQSLLAELGLRKQRCALRPVQLGRERLEARAQRLPRPEALLAAQAQKLDDLTERLRRGLAARAQISRNALMADSARLSTPLLMARVDRARDRLGAVRLAPELVTRRIATQRERLDNLARMAASLHPDRPLARGYVRVMNTSGQTLTDKAEAAREPILSLKFRDGTLEVSPGGARPARAAPRRGETGDQPKLL
- a CDS encoding DUF2093 domain-containing protein yields the protein MLMSSRDAVASLEYGPNGYRIRKTGSHVICAVSGKVIPLEELRYWSVELQEAYASPEIATRRLLGQA
- a CDS encoding M23 family metallopeptidase, encoding MRGLAVGGASLILGACSAGYGDDAPAAGTAPRPPESAAVPPASPAPAAAVFSLSGELTQGGWVRGIAPAGTTRVTLDGAPLPLAPDRSFFAAFDRDAGRSAMLAAEFANGQRMEKPLSIAPRSWNIEHINAARRPDGPTEAFLAKRRPELARIEAGRAVNAASDGWRQRFIWPVKGRISGRFGLQRIYRGEPGAYHGGLDISTGASGTPFVAPADGVVVLAAQTPFTLEGYLLIVDHGAGLNSAFLHCSAILVREGERVKQGQTIGRIGATGRATGPHLHWGIKWRDARLDPLLFLPDPM
- a CDS encoding TonB-dependent receptor domain-containing protein is translated as MTPFARFCSAAATMALGTSLLYSPAHAQEEPVPTVDCSIDPGSAECTGSSQLIIVTGSRVARPDLEASSPVAVISGDSFKTFNSPSAEKLLAQNPQFLPESGPAVNNGSPGAATLNLRGLGDLRTLVLVNGKRMVSYDYDGVVDVNTIPTALIKRVDVLTGGASAVYGSDAITGVVNFILDDEYEGVRFDGSLEMTSRGDGEVYNSDLTLGTRLGDRGNIVASVGYMERSVVYQDARKYSRFALSSDDLVSPGGSSTAYPTVFDNTFADNDNAYYQIGQGNDLVPFYEPYNYAPPNYLITPQERWIGTVLAKYEIVDGVEWFGRASLIDSKVNSQSAPSGTFGYTFDIYPDNPYLTDQQRDLFFNGIGTINPDGSTTVGIRRRLVESGGRTTTYHNKAWQAVMGLRGDIGDNLNWEVFGQYAKTKRNIAYLNDVTYGLVAQALDAVDDGSGNIVCRDPGNGCVPINLFTTDPISEDALGFISATGRQKDKTQQWIAGASLSGDLGAFSPWSDKAVGFAVGAEYRKEKAASTIDDLYASGELIGYGQGQVFPSFSYNVKEVFGEAIIPLVSDKGFFQELNIELGARYADYSTVGSVFSWKGGANWTPVDGLRLRGMYQRAVRAPNLYEVSAPIMSGIDNLDNDPCAGSTPVGDAELTALCIATGAPASQIGRIAQPVSGQINAFYGGNPDLDAEKSDTITIGFVATPRGIPGLSLSVDYYNIKIKNAIDVLGVSPQNVVDGCFLFLKDASSDYCQAVVRNSLTGALSGGIDYGVEQFQFNSAILKTSGVDVVLDYVRPVGENRIGFNLSGTYVDSFKKQGVSFIPATECAGKFGFACNMAPMPKWKHTASLTFGGDRFSITGRWRFIGAVKQDAGTDILNSKIGAKSYFDMSGSMEFYDKFTLRLGVQNIFDKNPPIVGADAGGTAYAAANTFPTVYDSLGTTFFAGITADF
- a CDS encoding esterase-like activity of phytase family protein encodes the protein MRRIALVLFCAVLLALSWWRSPVPPPDNDGHVSFARLSIAGLPPPGAGMKLLDAWQLRSAGDAFGGYSTLVALDGGAHFLSASDRGRELRFRDPSLGDPQARMGYFVARGGADKLDVDVEGLTRDPASGTIWASYEQTNRIVRIGPDAGALQAIAPPAMRHWPSNSGPEAILHLADGRFLVLEEAQGEWWSRRPGAGLLFPGDPVEGSRPERFRFAAPEGFSPTDIAQLPDGRVLILLRKVVFPIPPRFAGALLLADPAEIRPGRVWTGKIVARFAPPLPVDNYEGLEIVPDEAGAVIVWIISDDNTAVTQRTLLLKLRWTPPPPEPEDAKRARDDAARPRS
- the rpmB gene encoding 50S ribosomal protein L28; this translates as MSRICELTGKGRQIGHNVSHANNKTKRVFLPNLQNVTLLSEKLDRSFRFRVSTQGLRSVEHNGGLDNWLLKTADIKLSPRARKVKRELVKAQAAA